The Chitinophagales bacterium sequence CCTATTGCGTTTTAGTGAATTTCTGAGCTCTTAAATAATTATCGAACTCAGGTTAAAAGCATTTAATCAATTGGTTTTGCGTAAATTTAAAATTGCTTATTACAATGTGCAATTTTGCTATAATTCATTCAAACAATTACAGAAAAAATAGCCAAGTCGGGTTAAGATGAGAGATATTTTCGATAAAATTAAATCACTGCTCAAAAGTTCAAAGGAATCCGGAAAACCCTTTGTCCATGAAATGATTGAGCGCAGTAATAAGGAAACAGAGGCCCATATTGCCTGGGCTGAAAGTCCGCGCAAAGAGCTTTTGTTCAGCAATATAAAAGCTTTTCTGGAAAACCCTGAAGCAGATTATTCCAATTTCCAGAGCTTTCAAAACGAGCGGAGCTATACTTTTGTGTTCTATTTTGAAGGCAGCGGCATGGAAAAAACAGAAATGCAGTATTATTTTGACCACTTAAAAGAGCGGGTTTTAGAGTTAGAGTACAACTTGTACATGTCAGACAGGAAAATAAAAGCCGAACCCGGAAATGTGGTAAAAACCATTGAACGGCATTATCTGAAACCGCTAAGAAAACAAAAGCACCATAGCGATAAGGCAGAGCAACAGTATGGAAATATTGCCATTGAACATCACCTGCGCGATGATGTCCCTGAATTTGTAAAACTGAATGCTAGCTATTACCAGGATCATTTGTACAAGGATGTAAAAGCTTTTCCTGAGCTGCTGAAGCTTATTTTTAAATAAAACTGTTTTCCATTAACTTTAATAGTTCAAAACCAAGCAATATGTCAACTGAAAAAAAATACAAAAGCCTAAAGGAATTTTATCCCTATTACCTTACAGAACACCAGGACAAAACATGCCGCAGGCTGCATTTTACCGGCACATTTCTTCTGCTTGCTGTGCTGGTTTTAACCATTGTATTGCAAAAATGGTGGTTGTTTGCCACCATTCCCGTTTTGGGCTACGGCTTTGCCTGGGCCGGCCATTTTTTCTTTGAAAAAAACAAACCCGCCACATTTCAATATCCATTCTACAGCCTAGCTTCGGACTTTATTATGTTTTACCACATCCTCACCGGACAGATTGACGAAAAACTGAAATACGCCAGAAAAACGATTTTGGGTGTGGAGTAAGGTTTTGATTTAAATAGATTTCCACTTGCGATATGCGAGCGGCAGCAAAGATTTAATTTATAACAAATCCACTCCCACAGGAGGCTGACCAGGTTTCTGCTCGTGTCTCGCGAGCGATAGCACCCCCAAAAAAACACCCCCTTTCAAACCTTTTTAAAGAAACCGCTATCTTCGAAAAAAAAATAGATATGCGGTTTATCAATTTTTTACTCGTATTTTTTCTCGCTTTTCAATGCCTTGCATTGCCACAGGAGCAAGACACGCTTTCCAATGGAAGCCAGCCGCTCCTGGCTGATGAGCTGAAAGAAGATTATGAATTCAGTTTAAAGTCGCCCTATCATACGGTTTATTCCCATCTGTATTTTCTGCAGCAGGATAATTTCAAGCCTGAAGTAGCTGGAGGTGTTTTTAATATTGAAAACAAAAAATATGCGGCAGAACTTGCTAAAAAATTAAAA is a genomic window containing:
- a CDS encoding DUF962 domain-containing protein — its product is MSTEKKYKSLKEFYPYYLTEHQDKTCRRLHFTGTFLLLAVLVLTIVLQKWWLFATIPVLGYGFAWAGHFFFEKNKPATFQYPFYSLASDFIMFYHILTGQIDEKLKYARKTILGVE